One window of Ailuropoda melanoleuca isolate Jingjing chromosome 3, ASM200744v2, whole genome shotgun sequence genomic DNA carries:
- the LOC109489026 gene encoding LOW QUALITY PROTEIN: protocadherin gamma-A12-like (The sequence of the model RefSeq protein was modified relative to this genomic sequence to represent the inferred CDS: inserted 2 bases in 1 codon; deleted 3 bases in 2 codons) gives MIPDRLHQDCKGLVLLGVLLGILWETGCAQIHYSVPEELEKGSRVGNIAKDLGLEPQELEERGVRIVSRGRTQLFALNLRSGSLISAGRIDREELCMGILKCQLNLEILLEDKVKIYGVVVEVRDINDNAPYFREDELEIKVSENAAIGLRFPLPHAWDPDIGKNSLQSYGLSSNTHFSLDVQSGADGNKYPELVLERALDREQKAVHHLVLTASDGGDPVRTGTASIRVMVVDVNDNAPVFAQSEYRVSVPENVAVGTKLLLVSATDPDEGANAEVMYSFRYVDNKAAQVFKLDADLGTISTIGELNYEESEFYEMEVQAVDNAGYSARAKVLITVLDVNDNAPEVVVTSLSSSILENSPRGTLIALLNVNDQDSGENGQVICFIRGNLPFKLEKSYGNYYSLVTDTPLDREQVPSYNITVTASDRGSPPLSTETHISLKVADTNDNPPTFSDAFYSACIVENNPRGASIMSVTAYDPDYGDNAQVTYSLAEDTLPGSPISSYISINSNTGVLYALRSFDYEQFQDLHLHVMAQDSGDPPLSSNVSLSVFVLDQNDNVPEILYPTLPTDGSTGVELAPRSAEPGYLVTKVVAVDRDSGQNAWLSYRLLKASEPGXFAVGLHTGEVRTARALLDRDALKQSLVVAVQDHGQPPLSATVTLTVAVADSIPDVLADLGSIRTPSDPDDSDLTLYLVVAVAAVSCVFLAFVIVLLALRLRRWHASRLLQASGSGLVGVPASHFVGVDGVRAFLQTYSHEVSLTADSRESHVIFPQPNYADTLISQESCGKSEPLLLSGSSAFSKDNRALTQILGMQCMHVFPDTSFLTL, from the exons ATGATTCCTGATCGACTGCATCAGGACTGCAAAGGGCTTGTCCTGCTGGGAGTTCTCCTGGGCATTCTGTGGGAAACCGGATGCGCCCAAATTCACTACTCGGTTCCTGAGGAGCTGGAGAAAGGCTCTAGGGTGGGAAACATCGCCAAGGACCTGGGGTTGGAGCCCCAGGAGCTAGAAGAGCGTGGAGTCCGTATAGTCTCCAGAGGTAGGACTCAACTTTTCGCTCTGAACCTTCGAAGTGGCAGCCTAATTTCTGCAGGCAGGATAGACCGGGAAGAGCTCTGTATGGGGATCTTAAAGTGTCAATTAAATCTGGAGATTCTGTTGgaagataaagtaaaaatatatggGGTAGTGGTAGAAGTGAGAGACATTAATGATAATGCCCCCTATTTCCGGGAagatgaattagaaataaaagtgagTGAAAACGCCGCCATTGGGTTGCGGTTCCCTCTTCCCCACGCTTGGGATCCGGATATCGGGAAGAACTCTCTCCAGAGCTACGGACTCAGTAGTAATACTCACTTCTCCCTGGACGTGCAAAGCGGAGCGGATGGTAACAAGTACCCAGAATTGGTTTTGGAGCGCGCCTTGGACCGGGAGCAGAAGGCTGTTCATCACCTTGTTCTCACGGCCTCTGATGGGGGCGACCCAGTCCGCACAGGCACTGCAAGCATCCGCGTCATGGTAGTTGATGTGAATGACAACGCACCAGTATTTGCTCAGTCTGAGTACCGAGTGAGCGTTCCAGAGAATGTGGCTGTAGGCACTAAGCTGCTTCTGGTAAGCGCCACCGACCCTGACGAAGGAGCCAATGCGGAAGTGATGTATTCTTTTCGTTATGTGGACAACAAGGCAGCCCAAGTTTTCAAACTAGATGCTGATTTAGGGACAATTTCAACAATAGGGGAGCTGAACTACGAGGAATCCGAATTCTATGAGATGGAAGTGCAAGCAGTGGATAACGCAGGATATTCTGCACGAGCCAAAGTCTTGATCACAGTATTGGACGTGAATGATAATGCCCCTGAAGTAGTtgtcacc tctctctctagctccattctGGAAAACTCTCCCAGAGGGACATTAATTgcccttttaaatgtaaatgatcaaGACTCTGGGGAAAATGGCCAAGTGATCTGTTTCATCCGAGGGAATCTGCCatttaaattagaaaagtctTATGGAAATTACTATAGTTTAGTGACAGACACACCCCTAGACCGGGAACAGGTTCCTAGCTACAACATCACGGTGACCGCCAGTGACAGAGGAAGTCCGCCCCTGTCCACGGAAACTCACATCTCACTGAAGGTAGCAGACACCAATGACAACCCGCCCACCTTCTCTGACGCTTTCTACTCTGCCTGTATCGTGGAGAACAACCCTAGAGGAGCCTCCATAATGTCCGTGACTGCCTATGACCCCGACTATGGAGACAACGCCCAGGTCACTTATTCACTGGCCGAGGACACCCTTCCTGGATCACCCATATCCTCCTACATTTCCATCAACTCCAACACTGGCGTTCTGTATGCGCTGCGTTCCTTCGACTATGAGCAGTTCCAAGACTTGCATCTACACGTGATGGCGCAGGATAGCGGCGACCCTCCACTCAGCAGCAACGTGTCTCTGAGTGTATTCGTGCTGGACCAAAACGACAACGTGCCAGAGATTCTGtaccccaccctccccactgaCGGCTCCACCGGTGTGGAGCTGGCACCCCGATCCGCAGAGCCCGGCTATCTGGTCACCAAGGTGGTGGCGGTGGACAGAGACTCTGGCCAGAACGCCTGGCTGTCCTACCGCCTGCTCAAGGCCAGCGAGCCAGG CTTCGCGGTGGGGCTGCACACGGGCGAGGTGCGCACGGCGCGGGCCCTGCTGGACAGAGACGCGCTCAAGCAGAGCCTGGTGGTGGCGGTGCAGGACCACGGCCAGCCCCCTCTCTCGGCCACCGTCACGCTCACCGTGGCCGTGGCCGACAGCATCCCAGACGTCCTGGCCGATCTGGGCAGCATCAGGACCCCCAGCGACCCAGACGATTCGGACCTCACGCTCTACCTGGTGGTGGCGGTGGCCGCAGTGTCCTGCGTCTTCCTCGCCTTCGTCATCGTGCTGCTGGCGCTCAGGCTGAGGCGCTGGCACGCGTCGCGCCTGCTCCAGGCTTCAGGAAGCGGGCTGGTGGGCGTGCCGGCCTCGCACTTTGTGGGCGTGGACGGGGTGCGGGCTTTCCTGCAGACCTATTCGCATGAGGTCTCGCTGACC GCGGACTCGCGGGAGAGTCACGTGATCTTCCCCCAGCCCAACTATGCGGACACGCTCATCAGCCAGGAGAGCTGTGGGAAAAGCGAGCCTCTTTTGCTGTCAGGTAGTTCAGCGTTTTCTAAAGATAACCGCGCATTAACTCAG ATTTTGGGAATGCAGTGTATGCATGTGTTTCCAG